Sequence from the Nymphaea colorata isolate Beijing-Zhang1983 chromosome 9, ASM883128v2, whole genome shotgun sequence genome:
AAGACGCAAAAGGCCTAAAATCTAAATGCAAAACTAACAAGCGACATCACAGAAGTTGGTTGAAGAGGTCTTACATATGAAATAGCATGCGACTCTTGGTtaattaatgagaaaaatatcCGCACCCTCATGAAGGTTTTGTTAGAATACTGTTATTCTTAACATGCTGAACATTCGAGTCTTGGCACCCGTTGCACCTAAAGATGCTTTTATTCTTACATATGGAAAAGCATAAGATTTCCCTTCCCCAGCAACATGATCTTGACTGTCCACAATATTTTGTATATGAGAAGGTAGGTGAAGAAGAAACGGTGTAACTGTTTGTAAATAACGCCTTCTGTTAGATTTTCTGTTCTGTAAATGCTCAGtgtgagaaaataaaacatctttttttttttttatttacgtTTCAGCCTGGTAACAGAGACCATATCTCAGCATCAAAATTATCGTCATTGCTCTAACACTGAAAAAATGCATCACAAGAAGGTACATATTCTGAATGTCTTttacaggttttttttttccccaaaggATAGCTGCAGACTATTTGACAATTTGCGGTTATAGATTGGTGATACACGTCAGAAGAAACTTCTGCATCAGAATTATGAGATTGTCATTGTGATAGTTGGACATTATGTATAGGTTCTGAAGGAGTTTGAAAAGGAACTGGCAGTTCTGAGGCCCTTGGTTAAGCAGAAACTAGATGGCACCAACAGGCATAATACTATAGAGATATCTAAAGACAAGAGTGGTAGTGGTAACTCTTGTTTAAGCCACAGAAGGAAGGATCATTCTGGTTTCACGGGCCATAGTTTCAAGGTATGCCACTTTGAAGAACCTTTGattcaaatttttcatattatagTGTGCATACTGCATAGTTAACACCATTGGATTCCCCAAGTTAGGATATGCAAAATCAAGTTAATGAATGAGGCTTATCTGAAGATCAACTAAGATTGACATTTTCGGCCTGTTTGTTTTCCTTGATGAtctcttcttttttcatctAGTTATTCTAAAATGAAACTCTCCAAGAGTATTTAAACTCTGGAATCTGGATAAATCTAGGTCTGTTCACCCTCACCAAAATAGGTTCTCAGAACAAATGCATGCTCATCTTGTACACCAGCCTGCACACTTGATCAGGAAGGATTcttggaaagatttttttttttgttgatcttTTCTCATGCCTGTTCATGGATTGCATTAATTTGAGAAGGAAAGCTTTATGATGAGTGCTCCTACTTGTTTGGAAATAAGCAAATTATTTGTATCAATCAAATGTCTACCTGCCATACTTGCATGTTTCATTTGCATGGAAAAACCTAACTTTGTAAGCACTAGTTGAGTCCTAGTTCTGATCCAGCTCATGTAATCTTGGTGTGTTATCAAAATTAATAAGAATATCTGAACAGTCATGTAATTTCTATTTGATTGAACATTTGTCATCATTCAACCATGAACTAATTTGCTTCTGGTGTCTATTTTATTTACTCTTTGAACATGAGATATGCTTTTAGTTGCTCATGCGATTGAATCCATATATGCAGGGAGAATATCCTACAAGAGCTGGTTCCTTTTCACATCTAAATCACAGGCATGGCAAGATTTGTCTATTTCTGATATTGATACTGAATTTCCTTATTAGAACTTATAAGAATAGATGctaagaaaattttggttttcaaatattcatagaGATGGTTCAGATATCTTAATCAACAAATTATCCACATCAAGGAGCCACTGTTCTGAGGAAAGTACCAGTGCTGAAGATGCAGAACTGGCATCTGTTGTTTTAGTTGACACGCCCAGTAACAACTTGCTGTACGAAGCTCCTTGTTTAACTTCTATTGCAGCTGGGGACCATGATATTAATGTCCACATTGTGAGGCAGCCACGTCCATCTCCAGTTCTTTCCTGCATACAAAGACTCCCTGATGCTGAAACAAAAGGGAATCTGCAATTGACTGCAGATGATGTGTCGGGTTCTCAAGGAATTAAGACTGTACATATAGTACGTTAATTGGACTGTTCTGTAATTTATAAATTCATTTCCATTCTTGGCATTCTGACAGTTTAGTTATAACGTTTGGATATTGCTTCATATGAAAGGTGTAGATCGTTCTAtccttgtatatatattttgacTGCAAACTATATCTTCTTTTTGCAGTCAGTGAGGTTGGTGCAAGACTTTTTGGAACTTGCACGAGGGAACACTGAGAACAACTTAGAAACGTGTGGTGTTCTTGGTGCTTTTCTTGTAAGATCTTGGAATATTAAACCAACTTAGTTCTTCACTTTAATGAACTGTTCGATATAGGTGGACTAGCCTGATCATCGAATAAGTTTCTTCAACTTTCTATCCAGGCAAACAGGATGTACTATGTTACCTGCTTGATAATCCCCAAACAGAAATCAACTTCAGACTCTGTAAGTTTGCCATGTTGTTTTTTCTTCCCATCTATATAGTACTATAAAATATGCTTGTTGTTTGGTAGTGCCTATGAAACTTTCTACTGACTTGCCATTTTCGTCTATGTTTATTATTCATAAACAGTGCCAAAcagaaaatgaagaggaaatTTATTCAATACAGGATCAGCAATCTCTGTTTCCTCTAGGCTGGATACATGTAAGCAACAGCAATTTATAACAATTGTCTCACTGCTTTGCCAATTCCAATTCCTCAGGGTTATTCGTGTTGCAGTTTTATAAATTATGTTGATGCGTGTCATTTTATTCTGCTAACTATGAAGTCGTTGTCTTTCGACAATTTTTCTTCTGCTTATAGCAAAACAATCTGATGATTGAAATATTGTGGATAATAACTAAAATGATCTTCATAGAACtgctaaaattatatatactcTGTTGGCTGATGAGGCATCTAAGAGATGATCATGCACtggccattttttctttctccttattCTTGTTTCATGTAAATATTTACTGGATCAACGAATATGCCACTTTAGTCAGAGTGCTACGTTAGTCTTTATTTAGTCTTTCTCTGGTGTTCTTCATAtctataaaatttcaaatggcTGCTAAGAGTTGACTCCTTCTTGtaaaaaggaattttttgatatttttattttttttttcctttttctaaacaATAATTTTTGCAGCACCATCAACCACCACAATTCTTGATGCCTGTGGAGTCAGATGCATTTCGTCCATTTCCGGCTAGTCTTCTGCTGTCCTTGACTTGGCTCATACATTTTCAGCTAGTCATGAGCTGGGAATAGATGGAATATGAAGCCATAATAGCTAGCAACCGAACTGTTTAATTATCCACTGCAACATAGTGTCGTTGGATAGTAAATGAGCTGCACGTCATACAATAGAGATTGATTTTTTAATCTTACCTTAATATTGGTTCAGTTTATTGCTGCTAAGAGACTCAATATGAATTGCTGTTAGATAGACCTGCTTTATGTGTTTATTTCATGTATACTTTTCTAATCCTTTTTCTTATGCTGCAGACACATCCCTCTCAGTCATGCTTTATGTCATCTATAGATCTGCATACTCACTACTCTTATCAGGTAAAGTCAAAATTAATGTACTTCTGTAAAGTTGTTTGTTTGTCCTTTCCTTTTACATGTATGTTATGTTGAAATTCTTTTGTAACTCTAACGTTCATTTATTCTATGCTCTGTACCAACTGCTTTATTGAATGATGTGGACTTAAGGTTTTGAAAATCTCTAAAGCTCAACCAAGTTCTCCCAATGATTAGTTATAATCTGAATTctgaacaaaaagagaaaagctgTTGATAATTTGGACTTAGTGCACCTAGCTgttaaaactaaattttcagTTTCTTAGTGCATGCCTCCTGAAATCTCACGTTATCAACATGATCACAGTGTGAAAGCCTCACCTGCTACACTTTGTAAATTCCAAATAGCTCATACAAATGTACGACTGTAATTCTATGTAAGATAGGTACTGGTCGTTGTGATGTTATCCCAATTCTCTACAAGTTTCATCAattttactgttttttattGTCAATGTACTGTTTTCTTCTGGAATTGTTATTTTCTTGACAAGCATTGCAAATTCCTTTCTCAATTTTTCTTAGTTCTGCTT
This genomic interval carries:
- the LOC116260494 gene encoding AMSH-like ubiquitin thioesterase 3 isoform X1, coding for MANFLCSVAKVEVDNRLPISYYFRMASHMIKQAKVYRDEHNVVDLYVILLKYSSLVTETISQHQNYRHCSNTEKMHHKKVLKEFEKELAVLRPLVKQKLDGTNRHNTIEISKDKSGSGNSCLSHRRKDHSGFTGHSFKGEYPTRAGSFSHLNHRDGSDILINKLSTSRSHCSEESTSAEDAELASVVLVDTPSNNLLYEAPCLTSIAAGDHDINVHIVRQPRPSPVLSCIQRLPDAETKGNLQLTADDVSGSQGIKTVHISVRLVQDFLELARGNTENNLETCGVLGAFLANRMYYVTCLIIPKQKSTSDSCQTENEEEIYSIQDQQSLFPLGWIHTHPSQSCFMSSIDLHTHYSYQTMLPESIAVVLAPTDSSRNYGIFRLTEPTGTTVLRKCQETGFHVHEDPSDGSPLYEDCSHVYMNPNLRFEIVDIR
- the LOC116260494 gene encoding AMSH-like ubiquitin thioesterase 3 isoform X2, coding for MANFLCSVAKVEVDNRLPISYYFRMASHMIKQAKVYRDEHNVVDLYVILLKYSSLVTETISQHQNYRHCSNTEKMHHKKVLKEFEKELAVLRPLVKQKLDGTNRHNTIEISKDKSGSGNSCLSHRRKDHSGFTGHSFKGEYPTRAGSFSHLNHRDGSDILINKLSTSRSHCSEESTSAEDAELASVVLVDTPSNNLLYEAPCLTSIAAGDHDINVHIVRQPRPSPVLSCIQRLPDAETKGNLQLTADDVSGSQGIKTVHISVRLVQDFLELARGNTENNLETCGVLGAFLANRMYYVTCLIIPKQKSTSDSCQTENEEEIYSIQDQQSLFPLGWIHTHPSQSCFMSSIDLHTHYSYQELWDFSTNRAYWDNSLEEVSGDGISRS